A genomic stretch from Colwellia sp. Arc7-635 includes:
- a CDS encoding alpha/beta fold hydrolase, producing MRKHLGVTRWLVAGGSWGTTLALIYGIKYPESILGFILRGIFLGTAAEYDWLYSQAGAAGFFPEYYRDFAAQLPDCKDSNILADYYEVLTGANEIAAIAASKAWCLWETRLSSIEHHHIEAHHIEDAHQALCMAKISSHYFINHCFVDEGFILAEIDKIKAIPAIILHGRYDMVCQLRYADKLVQKWPNAQLQILPKAGHSGFETQTIDGFCKAAETMASFITEQRSNDK from the coding sequence ATTCGCAAGCATTTAGGGGTAACGCGTTGGTTAGTTGCTGGTGGTTCTTGGGGCACGACATTAGCGTTGATTTATGGCATTAAATACCCTGAGAGTATTTTAGGCTTTATTTTACGAGGTATTTTCTTGGGTACAGCCGCCGAATATGATTGGCTATATAGTCAAGCTGGAGCCGCTGGCTTCTTCCCTGAATATTACCGTGACTTTGCAGCACAACTTCCGGATTGTAAGGACAGTAATATATTAGCAGACTATTACGAGGTGTTAACAGGAGCAAATGAGATCGCTGCCATTGCCGCTAGCAAGGCTTGGTGCTTATGGGAAACACGGCTTTCATCGATTGAACATCATCATATTGAAGCACACCATATAGAAGATGCTCATCAGGCATTGTGTATGGCAAAAATATCGAGCCATTATTTTATTAATCACTGCTTCGTTGACGAAGGTTTTATTTTAGCTGAAATTGATAAGATTAAAGCCATCCCCGCGATTATTCTCCATGGACGATATGACATGGTGTGCCAATTGCGCTATGCCGATAAATTAGTACAAAAATGGCCTAATGCGCAATTACAAATATTACCTAAAGCAGGCCATAGTGGGTTTGAGACCCAGACTATTGATGGTTTTTGTAAAGCCGCAGAGACCATGGCCAGTTTTATTACAGAACAGAGAAGCAACGATAAATGA
- a CDS encoding alpha/beta fold hydrolase, producing the protein MSRMLLPNIAVYEQEWLDVGDGHQLYLEQSGNPDGIAVIYLHGGPGGGSSKDHRRYFDPEKYRIILFDQRGCGRSKPSRVLKIIPLLT; encoded by the coding sequence ATGTCTAGAATGCTGTTGCCAAATATTGCGGTTTACGAACAAGAGTGGCTTGATGTTGGTGATGGCCATCAACTATATCTTGAGCAGTCAGGCAACCCTGACGGTATTGCTGTGATATATCTTCATGGCGGACCTGGCGGAGGATCATCTAAAGATCATCGGCGATATTTCGACCCTGAAAAGTACCGTATTATATTATTTGATCAAAGAGGTTGTGGTCGCTCTAAGCCATCCCGAGTCTTGAAAATAATACCACTTCTGACTTAG